One stretch of Glycine soja cultivar W05 chromosome 7, ASM419377v2, whole genome shotgun sequence DNA includes these proteins:
- the LOC114418662 gene encoding WUSCHEL-related homeobox 1-like: MWMMGYEGGEFNMVEHSLITGRKLKPLMPRPMTTSLNNAPTTTTPSLSQIHGNDFLSQYHYHHLEQNKREFNGAAPVVVSSRWNPTPEQLRALEELYRRGTRTPSAEQIQHITAQLRRFGNIEGKNVFYWFQNHKARERQKRRRQMESDAETPEKKDLAASRTVFEVERTKNWTPSTNCSTIAEESVSTQRTAKAVAAESRTDGWLLLDEGELQQRRNVFERNARWHVMQLPCPSPSSAPVTHLINTPPNASVASSMATTTTTVTTRKMDPNLIKTHDLSFFISPQRENSAIYFSGSSSTSEEDNCVESQTLQLFPLRSGDGISDNMKDNETEISASAMNANNLTPGQFFEFLPMKE, from the exons ATGTGGATGATGGGTTATGAAGGTGGTGAGTTCAACATGGTTGAACATTCACTCATTACTGGAAGGAAACTCAAGCCTCTCATGCCAAGGCCAATGACGACTTCTCTCAACAATGCACCAACAACAACCACTCCTAGCTTATCTCAGATCCATGGGAATGACTTCCTTTCACAATATCATTATCACCATCTTg AACAAAACAAGAGAGAGTTCAATGGTGCAGCACCAGTTGTTGTGAGCTCAAGGTGGAATCCAACCCCAGAGCAACTAAGAGCCCTTGAAGAGTTATATAGAAGAGGAACAAGGACACCATCTGCCGAGCAAATCCAACACATCACTGCACAGCTTAGAAGGTTTGGTAACATTGAAGGGAAGAATGTGTTCTATTGGTTTCAGAATCACAAAGCCAGGGAGAGGCAAAAGCGTCGCCGCCAAATGGAATCAGATGCTGAAACTCCAGAGAAGAAAGATTTAG CTGCAAGTAGGACAGTGTTTGAAGTTGAACGGACCAAGAACTGGACACCCTCAACAAATTGCAGTACTATTGCAGAG GAATCTGTTTCAACACAAAGGACAGCAAAAGCAGTGGCTGCAGAGAGTAGAACAGATGGATGGCTCCTATTAGATGAAGGGGAATTACAACAAAGAAGGAACGTTTTTGAAAGGAATGCAAGGTGGCATGTGATGCAGTTACCTtgtccttctccttcttctgcACCTGTCACCCACCTCATAAACACCCCTCCCAATGCTTCTGTAGCTAGTAGCATGGCCACTACTACAACCACAGTAACAACAAGAAAAATGGACCCAAACCTCATTAAGACACATGATCTCAGCTTTTTTATTTCACCCCAGAGAGAAAACAGTGCTATCTACTTTAGTGGTAGCAGTAGTACTAGTGAAGAGGATAATTGTGTGGAGTCTCAAACCCTTCAACTTTTCCCATTGAGGAGTGGTGATGGCATCAGTGACAACATGAAGGATAATGAGACAGAGATATCAGCTTCAGCAATGAATGCCAACAACTTGACCCCTGGTCAGTTTTTTGAGTTCCTTCCTATGAAGGAGTAA